A stretch of Candidatus Eisenbacteria bacterium DNA encodes these proteins:
- a CDS encoding thioredoxin family protein has translation MSSVLVLGPGCQKCQTLYERVTQAAEEMGLACEIAKVTDIEAIVGFGVLSTPALVVDGTVKMSGRVPTVAQLKEMLK, from the coding sequence ATGTCGAGTGTCCTTGTGCTCGGTCCCGGATGCCAGAAGTGTCAGACTCTCTATGAGCGGGTCACGCAGGCGGCGGAGGAGATGGGTCTCGCCTGCGAGATCGCCAAGGTGACCGACATCGAGGCCATCGTCGGCTTCGGCGTCCTCTCGACCCCGGCGCTCGTAGTCGACGGTACGGTCAAGATGAGTGGCCGCGTTCCGACGGTCGCGCAACTGAAGGAGATGCTCAAGTGA